A stretch of Faecalibacterium duncaniae DNA encodes these proteins:
- a CDS encoding helix-turn-helix domain-containing protein: MAKRPVEKYDFKAFGEAIKAARTGRKESRKQVSDEMYISPRYLANIENKGQHPSLQIFFELMLRYNISVDQFLLDTPVGKDTKRRQLDALLDDMSDNGIRIVTATAKEISEVEKEDK; the protein is encoded by the coding sequence ATGGCAAAAAGACCAGTAGAAAAATATGACTTCAAAGCCTTTGGAGAAGCGATAAAAGCTGCGCGGACAGGACGCAAGGAAAGCCGCAAACAGGTAAGTGATGAAATGTATATTTCCCCTCGCTACCTTGCGAATATTGAGAATAAAGGACAGCACCCCAGTCTGCAAATCTTTTTTGAGCTTATGCTCCGTTACAATATATCCGTAGACCAGTTTCTTTTAGATACGCCCGTCGGAAAAGATACAAAGCGGCGGCAGCTCGACGCTCTGCTTGATGATATGAGCGATAACGGCATACGGATTGTAACAGCAACCGCAAAGGAAATTTCAGAAGTCGAAAAAGAGGACAAATAG
- a CDS encoding plasmid mobilization protein has protein sequence MNGRKRKVQIKFYVTEEERALIEQKMKLVPTQNMAAYLRKIAIDGYIIQTDHSDIKAMTAEIQKIGVNVNQIAKRVNATGSVYQEDIEEIKGVLAEIWRLQRLSLLKAR, from the coding sequence ATGAACGGACGCAAAAGAAAAGTACAAATCAAATTCTATGTAACAGAGGAAGAACGGGCATTGATTGAACAGAAAATGAAGCTCGTCCCTACCCAAAACATGGCGGCGTATCTTCGCAAGATTGCCATTGACGGGTATATCATTCAGACAGACCATAGCGACATAAAAGCCATGACAGCGGAGATACAGAAAATCGGGGTCAACGTCAATCAGATTGCAAAGCGTGTCAATGCGACAGGCAGCGTCTACCAAGAGGACATAGAGGAAATAAAGGGGGTGCTTGCGGAGATATGGCGGTTACAAAGATTAAGCCTATTAAAAGCACGTTGA
- a CDS encoding relaxase/mobilization nuclease domain-containing protein, giving the protein MAVTKIKPIKSTLSKALDYIQNPDKTDGKTLVFSFGCSYETADIEFEYTLSQARQKGNNLAFHLIQSFEPGEVDCEKAHTIGKQLADAVTKGQHEYVLTTHIDKGHIHNHIIFCAVNFVDYHKYNSNKRSYYGIRNMSDKLCRENGLSVVIPGKGSKGKSYAEYQAEKTGTSWKGKLKIAVDILIPQVASFEELLQRLQEAGYEIKPGKYISCRAPGQERFTRLKTLGADYTEEAIKERIAGKRARTAKAPKEQRGVSLLIDIENSIKAQESRGYEQWAKIHNLKLAAKTMNFLTEHQIEQYADLISRIEEINAENEKTADALKSVEKRLADMAVLMKHVATYQKTKPTYEAYRRAKDKNAYRAKNESSLILYEAAAKALKASGITKLPNLTAMQEEYRKLQAQKEALYADYGKLKKQVKEYDVIKQNIDRILRLEKEPERGRETERLQ; this is encoded by the coding sequence ATGGCGGTTACAAAGATTAAGCCTATTAAAAGCACGTTGAGCAAAGCCCTTGATTATATCCAAAACCCGGATAAGACAGACGGGAAAACGCTTGTGTTCTCCTTTGGGTGCAGCTATGAAACGGCAGATATTGAGTTTGAATATACTTTGTCGCAGGCTCGGCAGAAAGGGAACAACTTAGCCTTTCATCTGATACAATCGTTTGAACCGGGAGAGGTGGACTGTGAGAAAGCCCACACAATCGGAAAACAGCTTGCCGACGCGGTAACAAAGGGACAGCATGAATACGTCTTGACTACCCACATAGACAAAGGGCATATCCATAACCATATCATTTTTTGTGCGGTCAACTTTGTTGACTACCATAAGTACAATTCCAATAAGCGCAGTTACTACGGCATACGGAACATGAGCGATAAGCTGTGCAGGGAAAACGGGCTGTCCGTTGTCATTCCGGGTAAAGGCAGTAAGGGAAAAAGCTATGCAGAATATCAAGCGGAAAAGACGGGAACAAGTTGGAAAGGCAAGCTAAAAATTGCCGTTGATATACTTATCCCCCAAGTAGCAAGTTTTGAAGAATTATTGCAGCGGTTACAGGAGGCTGGCTATGAGATAAAGCCGGGAAAATATATCTCCTGCCGCGCTCCCGGACAGGAACGCTTTACCCGCTTAAAAACCCTCGGTGCAGATTATACAGAGGAAGCAATCAAAGAACGGATTGCAGGCAAGCGCGCAAGGACGGCGAAAGCTCCCAAAGAGCAGCGCGGCGTATCGCTGCTTATTGACATTGAAAACAGTATCAAGGCACAAGAGAGCCGGGGCTATGAACAGTGGGCGAAAATCCATAATCTGAAACTGGCTGCAAAAACTATGAATTTCTTGACGGAACATCAGATTGAGCAGTACGCGGATTTAATCAGCCGGATTGAAGAAATAAACGCGGAAAATGAAAAGACAGCAGACGCATTAAAGAGTGTGGAGAAACGTCTTGCAGATATGGCGGTGCTGATGAAGCACGTTGCCACCTACCAAAAGACAAAACCCACCTATGAAGCATACCGCAGGGCAAAGGATAAAAACGCATACCGGGCAAAAAATGAAAGCAGTCTAATACTTTATGAAGCGGCGGCAAAGGCACTGAAAGCGTCGGGCATTACCAAACTCCCCAATCTCACCGCTATGCAGGAAGAATACAGGAAGCTCCAAGCGCAGAAAGAAGCCCTTTACGCTGATTATGGAAAACTGAAAAAACAGGTCAAGGAATACGACGTTATCAAGCAGAACATAGACCGTATTTTAAGACTGGAAAAAGAGCCGGAACGGGGCAGGGAAACCGAACGCTTACAGTAG